The sequence TCGACGCGCTCGGGATCGCCCAGGACATGGCGGCGCTCGCGAGCCTGCTGCTGGCGAGCCTGATCGGGCTCGAGGCCTCGACCCTGCGGCGCTGGACCTACGCCCGCCGCGGCATGCCGATCGTGGACGTGGTCTCGGCGCCGGATCACGACGCGGCGGACGCGCTCGCCTGCCGGCGCTTCATGGACCGCGCCGCCGCCGCGGCCTCCGTTCCGGTCCCGCCGCCGCTGCCCCCGCGGGCGGCGCGCCGGGAGGAGATCGCGCCGTTCGGCTTCTCCGCGGAGGGCGCGCGATGAGCGTCGCGATCGTCGATTACGGCTCGGGCAACCTGCATTCCGCGCAGAAGGCCTTCGAGCGCGCCGCCCGCGAGGCGGGCCTCGCCATGGCGGTGCAGGTGACGAGCGATCCCGCCGCCGTGCTCGACGCCGAGCGCGTCGTGCTCCCCGGCGTGGGCGCCTTCGCCGATTGCCGGCGCGGGCTCGATTCGGTGCCGGGCATGGTCGAGGCGCTCACCGAGAAGGTGAAGGGCCGCGGCGCGCCGTTCCTGGGCATCTGCGTGGGCATGCAGCTCCTCGCCTCGCGCGGGCTCGAGCACGTCACGACGCTCGGGCTCGGCTGGATCCCCGGCGACGTCGCCGCGATCCGCCCGGGCGACCCGGCCCTGAAGATCCCGCACATGGGCTGGAACGTGCTCGAGGCGCGCCGCGCCCATCCGCTGCTCGACGGAATTCCCACCGGCGATGGCGGGCTGCACGCCTATTTCGTGCATTCCTACGCGCTGACGCCGGACAATCCCGACGACGTCGTCGCGACGACGGACTACGGCGGCCCCATCACCGCCATCGTCGCCCGCGACAACGTCGCCGGCACCCAGTTCCACCCCGAGAAGAGCCAGACGCTCGGGCTCGCTCTCATCGCCAACTTCCTGAGGTGGCGCCCGTGATCCTCTTCCCCGCCATCGACCTCAAGGAAGGCCGCTGCGTGCGCCTGATCCAGGGCGACATGGAGCAGGCGACCGTCTTCAACGACGATCCCGCCGCGCAGGCGCGCGCCTTCGAGGCCCAGGGCTTCTCCTGGCTGCACGTGGTCGATCTCGACGGCGCCTTCGCCGGCAAGCCGATGAACGCGGCCGCAGTCGACGGCATCCTCACCGACGTCTCGCTGCCCGTGCAGCTCGGCGGCGGCGTGCGCGACATGCGCACCGTCGAGGGTTGGCTCGAGAAGGGCGTGGCGCGCATCGTCATCGGCACCGCCGCCGTGCGCGATCCCGCCTTCGTGCGCGAGGCGGCCCGGCGCCACCCCGGCAAGATCGCGGTCGGCATCGACGCCAAGGACGGCTACGTCGCCGTCGAGGGCTGGGCGCAGACCTCGCATCTCACCGCCGAGGAGCTCGGCCGACGCTTCGAGGACGCGGGCGTCGCGGCCATCGTCTACACCGACATCGCCCGCGACGGCATCCTCAAGGGTCTCAACATCGAGATGACGCTCGCGCTGGCGAACGCCGTCTCGATCCCGGTCATCGCGTCCGGCGGCCTCGCCTCGATCGACGACGTGGCGCGCCTGCTCGAGCCCGACTGCGCGGCGCTGGCCGGCGCCATCAGCGGCCGGGCGCTCTACGACGGGCGGATCGATCCGGCGGAGGCGCTCGCTATGATCGCCGCGGCGCAGACGGCGCGCGGAGAGGGCGCGTCGCAGCCCGCCGGATGATCCTCGCGTCCGCCATCGCCGCGCTCCGCCAGGTCGCCTCCCCCGGCCTGCGCGGCATCCTTTGGAAGTCGATCGGGCTCACCCTGCTCCTGCTCGCGATCCTGTGGGCGGCGGCGACGCGCGGCGTCGACTGGCTGCTCGCGCAGGAAACCTGGACCGACGCCTATCCGTGGATCGATACGCTCGGCGTCGTGCTGGCCGGCGCGGGGCTCCTGATCGGCGTGCTCTACCTGATCCCGGGCGTCTCGGCGCTGGTCGCCTCGGTCTTCGCCGACGAGGCCGCGGCGGTGGTGGAGCGCAC comes from Salinarimonas sp. and encodes:
- a CDS encoding DUF2628 domain-containing protein; protein product: MRTYTVHLPRDAKPGDPAAYERATLVRDGFNWAAFFFSVLWMLWHRLWLAALLTLIVLVAFSMALDALGIAQDMAALASLLLASLIGLEASTLRRWTYARRGMPIVDVVSAPDHDAADALACRRFMDRAAAAASVPVPPPLPPRAARREEIAPFGFSAEGAR
- the hisH gene encoding imidazole glycerol phosphate synthase subunit HisH — translated: MSVAIVDYGSGNLHSAQKAFERAAREAGLAMAVQVTSDPAAVLDAERVVLPGVGAFADCRRGLDSVPGMVEALTEKVKGRGAPFLGICVGMQLLASRGLEHVTTLGLGWIPGDVAAIRPGDPALKIPHMGWNVLEARRAHPLLDGIPTGDGGLHAYFVHSYALTPDNPDDVVATTDYGGPITAIVARDNVAGTQFHPEKSQTLGLALIANFLRWRP
- the hisA gene encoding 1-(5-phosphoribosyl)-5-[(5-phosphoribosylamino)methylideneamino]imidazole-4-carboxamide isomerase, coding for MAPVILFPAIDLKEGRCVRLIQGDMEQATVFNDDPAAQARAFEAQGFSWLHVVDLDGAFAGKPMNAAAVDGILTDVSLPVQLGGGVRDMRTVEGWLEKGVARIVIGTAAVRDPAFVREAARRHPGKIAVGIDAKDGYVAVEGWAQTSHLTAEELGRRFEDAGVAAIVYTDIARDGILKGLNIEMTLALANAVSIPVIASGGLASIDDVARLLEPDCAALAGAISGRALYDGRIDPAEALAMIAAAQTARGEGASQPAG